The Streptomyces sp. Mut1 genome window below encodes:
- a CDS encoding ABC transporter ATP-binding protein — MTTAVTIPRHGGTGGRTAVAARARQVVKAYGTGETRVVALDHVDVDIAKGQFTAIMGPSGSGKSTLMHCLAGLDTVTSGQIHLAETEITGLKDKKLTQLRRDRIGFIFQAFNLLPTLNALENITLPMDIAGRKPDAAWLNQVVETVGLAGRLKHRPTQLSGGQQQRVAVARALAAQPEIIFGDEPTGNLDSRAGAEVLSFLRRSVDELGQTIVMVTHDPVAASYADRVLYLADGRIVDEMHNPTADQVLDRMKDFDARGRTS, encoded by the coding sequence GTGACAACGGCTGTAACCATTCCCAGGCACGGGGGCACTGGAGGGCGTACGGCCGTGGCTGCGCGGGCTCGGCAGGTCGTCAAGGCGTACGGGACGGGCGAGACCCGGGTCGTCGCCCTGGACCACGTCGACGTCGACATCGCCAAGGGCCAGTTCACCGCGATCATGGGCCCCTCCGGCTCCGGCAAGTCGACGCTGATGCACTGCCTGGCCGGTCTGGACACCGTGACGTCCGGTCAGATCCACCTGGCCGAGACCGAGATCACCGGCCTCAAGGACAAGAAGCTCACCCAGCTGCGCCGCGACCGCATCGGGTTCATCTTCCAGGCGTTCAACCTCCTGCCGACGCTCAACGCCCTGGAGAACATCACGCTGCCGATGGACATCGCGGGCCGCAAGCCCGACGCCGCGTGGCTGAACCAGGTCGTGGAGACCGTGGGCCTGGCGGGCCGGCTCAAGCACCGCCCGACCCAGCTGTCCGGCGGGCAGCAGCAGCGCGTCGCGGTGGCGCGGGCCCTGGCCGCCCAGCCGGAGATCATCTTCGGTGACGAACCGACCGGGAACCTGGACTCGCGGGCCGGTGCCGAGGTGCTGAGCTTCCTGCGCAGGTCCGTGGACGAGCTGGGCCAGACCATCGTCATGGTCACCCACGACCCGGTCGCCGCCTCCTACGCGGACCGGGTGCTCTACCTCGCGGACGGGCGCATCGTGGACGAGATGCACAACCCCACCGCCGACCAGGTGCTGGACCGCATGAAGGACTTCGACGCGCGCGGGCGGACCTCATGA
- a CDS encoding NAD-dependent epimerase/dehydratase family protein: MQRICVIGGSRYFGKLLVQRSLEAGHRVTVVNRGSAPPPPGAEHLVVDRDDEAALTAALGGRTFDVVVDQVCYTPVQAAIAVRVFRDRTARYVMTSTIEVYDPATVAPAPATPGVPVAEERVDPAGWRVRLDLPWHDPAYLEAHYAEGKRQAEAVFTREGPFAFASVRSAHVLGGGDQEFTGRLAHYVERVGRGEEIAVHREEQPSVFIHYAELAGLLAWAATGTGFTGPLNACSDGLLDVTGLTAVVAAASGVLPVHRTVAPGEQAGPFSFDRFYAMSNRRAKELGFAFSRTADWLPAVAAEAVAASAAPAS, from the coding sequence ATGCAAAGGATCTGTGTCATCGGCGGAAGCCGGTACTTCGGGAAGCTCCTGGTCCAACGGTCGCTGGAGGCCGGGCACCGGGTCACGGTCGTCAACCGCGGCTCCGCCCCGCCGCCCCCGGGCGCCGAGCACCTCGTCGTGGACCGCGACGACGAGGCCGCCCTCACCGCCGCGCTCGGCGGGCGCACCTTCGACGTGGTCGTCGACCAGGTCTGCTACACCCCGGTCCAGGCCGCGATCGCCGTGCGCGTCTTCCGGGACCGCACCGCGCGGTACGTCATGACCTCCACCATCGAGGTCTACGATCCGGCGACGGTCGCGCCGGCGCCCGCCACCCCCGGCGTCCCCGTGGCGGAGGAGCGCGTGGACCCGGCCGGCTGGCGGGTGCGGCTGGACCTGCCCTGGCACGACCCGGCCTATCTGGAGGCCCACTACGCCGAGGGCAAGCGGCAGGCCGAGGCGGTGTTCACCCGGGAGGGCCCCTTCGCCTTCGCCTCCGTACGCAGCGCCCACGTACTCGGCGGCGGCGACCAGGAGTTCACCGGCCGCCTGGCGCACTACGTGGAGCGCGTCGGCCGGGGCGAGGAGATCGCCGTCCACCGCGAGGAGCAGCCCAGCGTCTTCATCCACTACGCGGAGCTGGCCGGCCTGCTGGCGTGGGCGGCCACGGGCACCGGCTTCACCGGTCCGCTGAACGCCTGCTCCGACGGCCTGCTCGACGTGACCGGCCTGACCGCCGTCGTCGCGGCGGCGAGCGGCGTCCTGCCCGTGCACCGGACCGTCGCCCCGGGGGAGCAGGCGGGCCCGTTCTCCTTCGACCGGTTCTACGCCATGAGCAACCGCCGGGCGAAGGAGCTGGGTTTCGCCTTCTCCCGTACCGCCGACTGGCTGCCCGCCGTCGCCGCCGAGGCGGTCGCCGCGTCCGCCGCCCCCGCCTCCTGA
- a CDS encoding TetR/AcrR family transcriptional regulator: MNNARSAAARPRGRPRGNPPTRESVVVAARALFLERGYRATTLRAVAGAAGVDAALISYHFGSKKGLFAEVMQFQCAGALTVDEVLSGDPATLPARLIDAVTGLWEDADFRRLTARGGTAAEVIREYLEQELLGRLVEFLGGRDATARATAVVTVLGGIIYTRYLNPLPTPSALTPAETRAALVPALRAALAPRAGRR, from the coding sequence ATGAATAACGCCCGGTCCGCCGCCGCCAGGCCCCGGGGGCGCCCCCGGGGCAACCCGCCGACCCGGGAATCGGTCGTCGTCGCGGCGCGTGCGCTGTTCCTGGAGCGCGGCTACCGGGCCACGACGCTGCGCGCCGTGGCCGGTGCGGCCGGTGTGGACGCCGCCCTGATCTCGTACCACTTCGGGTCCAAGAAGGGCCTGTTCGCCGAGGTGATGCAGTTCCAGTGCGCCGGCGCGCTGACGGTCGACGAGGTGCTGAGCGGTGATCCGGCGACCCTGCCCGCGCGGCTGATCGACGCGGTGACCGGCCTGTGGGAGGACGCCGACTTCCGCCGGCTCACCGCCCGGGGCGGGACGGCCGCCGAGGTGATCCGCGAGTACCTGGAACAGGAGCTGCTGGGGCGGCTCGTTGAATTTCTCGGCGGCCGGGACGCGACCGCCCGTGCCACCGCCGTGGTGACCGTACTCGGCGGGATCATCTACACCCGCTACCTCAACCCGCTCCCCACCCCCTCCGCCCTCACCCCGGCCGAGACCCGCGCCGCCCTCGTCCCGGCCCTGCGCGCGGCCCTGGCCCCCAGGGCGGGACGCCGGTAG
- a CDS encoding ABC transporter permease, with amino-acid sequence MTVWKTSMRNFFAHKGRMALSAVAVLLSVAFVCGTLVFTDTMNTTFDKLFAATSADVTVSPKKAKVDDIPENGKPESVPASVLDRLDKVDGVKKAEGGISTAAVTVVDSHNKNMGSDTGAPTLAGNWTQNDLRSMEITSGHAPRGPAEVMVDADTAEKHDLKIGDELRTIAANGDVTGKISGIAAFKVTNPGAAVVYLDTATAQRYLLGAPDVFSHISITAEPGFSDVRLKQNVAEELAGSAAYKILTQEESAAENKDSMGSFLDVMKYAMLGFAGIAFLVGIFLIVNTFSMLVAQRTREIGLMRAIGSSREQVNRSVLLEAVLLGIFGSILGVGAGIGLAVGLMKVMGAVGMELSTDDLTIAWTTPVTGLALGIIVTVLAAYIPARRAGKVSPMAALRDAGTPADARSGWVRAGIGLVVTGIGAVCLWWTTQVDKASDGSGFLGLGVVLSLIGFIIIGPLLAGFVVRALSAVLLRFFGPVGRLAERNALRNPRRTGATGAALMIGLALVACLSVVGSSMVASATDELDKSVGADFIVQASNGQLIVPQAAEALAKAPGIDHLTHYKVVSAKITGPDGKSQDEHLTAADPTYRQDVRREVLSGDLEKAYGKDAMSVGSDYAEAHHIKTGDTITVAFKSGDEAKLKVAAITSDDTSLDQGAMYIGMATAQRYVAADQMPQNMIMFAKAKDGEEKAAYAALKSSIAKYPQYKVQNQADFKQDLKDQIGQLLNVVYGLLALAIIVAVLGVVNTLALSVVERTREIGLMRAIGLSRRQLRRMIRLESVVIALFGALLGLGLGMGWGTSAQKLLALEGLGVLEIPWPTIITVFVASAFVGLFAALVPAFRAGRMNVLNAIATDG; translated from the coding sequence ATGACCGTGTGGAAGACCTCGATGCGCAACTTCTTCGCGCACAAGGGACGCATGGCGCTCTCCGCCGTCGCGGTCCTGCTGTCGGTGGCGTTCGTCTGCGGGACGCTCGTCTTCACCGACACGATGAACACCACGTTCGACAAGCTCTTCGCCGCCACCTCCGCCGATGTCACCGTCAGCCCCAAGAAGGCCAAGGTCGACGACATCCCGGAGAACGGCAAACCGGAATCGGTGCCCGCCTCCGTTCTCGACCGGCTCGACAAGGTGGACGGGGTGAAGAAGGCGGAGGGCGGAATCTCCACCGCGGCCGTCACCGTCGTCGACAGCCACAACAAGAACATGGGCTCCGACACCGGCGCCCCGACCCTCGCGGGCAACTGGACGCAGAACGACCTGCGGTCCATGGAGATCACCTCCGGCCACGCCCCGCGCGGCCCCGCCGAGGTCATGGTGGACGCCGACACCGCCGAGAAGCACGATCTGAAGATCGGCGACGAGCTGCGCACCATCGCGGCCAACGGCGACGTCACGGGCAAGATCAGCGGCATCGCCGCCTTCAAGGTGACCAACCCCGGCGCGGCCGTCGTCTACCTCGACACCGCCACCGCCCAGCGTTACCTCCTCGGCGCCCCCGATGTCTTCTCGCACATCTCCATCACCGCCGAACCGGGCTTCAGCGACGTCCGGTTGAAGCAGAACGTGGCCGAGGAGCTCGCCGGCTCGGCCGCGTACAAGATCCTCACGCAGGAGGAGTCGGCCGCCGAGAACAAGGACTCCATGGGGTCGTTCCTCGACGTCATGAAGTACGCCATGCTCGGCTTCGCCGGGATCGCCTTCCTCGTCGGCATCTTCCTCATCGTCAACACCTTCTCCATGCTGGTCGCCCAGCGGACCCGCGAGATCGGCCTGATGCGGGCCATCGGCTCCAGCCGTGAGCAGGTCAACCGGTCGGTGCTGCTGGAAGCGGTGCTCCTGGGCATCTTCGGATCGATCCTCGGCGTCGGCGCCGGGATCGGGCTCGCCGTCGGCCTGATGAAGGTCATGGGCGCCGTCGGCATGGAGCTGTCCACCGACGACCTCACCATCGCCTGGACGACTCCGGTGACCGGCCTCGCGCTCGGCATCATCGTCACCGTCCTCGCCGCCTACATCCCCGCCCGCCGGGCCGGCAAGGTCTCGCCCATGGCCGCCCTGCGCGACGCCGGAACCCCGGCCGACGCCAGGTCCGGATGGGTCAGGGCCGGTATCGGCCTGGTCGTCACCGGCATCGGCGCCGTGTGCCTGTGGTGGACGACGCAGGTCGACAAGGCGAGCGACGGCTCCGGCTTCCTGGGCCTCGGCGTGGTCCTCAGCCTCATCGGCTTCATCATCATCGGCCCGCTGCTCGCCGGGTTCGTCGTACGGGCCCTCAGCGCCGTACTCCTGCGGTTCTTCGGCCCCGTCGGCCGGCTGGCCGAGCGCAACGCGCTGCGCAACCCGCGCCGCACCGGCGCGACCGGCGCGGCCCTGATGATCGGCCTGGCCCTGGTGGCCTGCCTGTCCGTGGTCGGCTCCTCCATGGTCGCCTCGGCCACCGACGAGCTGGACAAGTCGGTCGGCGCGGACTTCATCGTCCAGGCGTCCAACGGCCAGCTCATCGTCCCGCAGGCCGCCGAGGCCCTGGCGAAGGCACCCGGCATCGACCACCTCACGCACTACAAGGTCGTCTCCGCCAAGATCACCGGCCCCGACGGCAAGTCCCAGGACGAGCACCTCACGGCGGCCGACCCGACCTACCGGCAGGACGTGCGGCGCGAGGTCCTCTCCGGTGACCTGGAGAAGGCGTACGGCAAGGACGCCATGTCGGTCGGCAGCGACTACGCCGAGGCGCACCACATCAAGACCGGTGACACGATCACCGTCGCGTTCAAGTCGGGCGACGAGGCGAAGCTGAAGGTCGCCGCGATCACCTCGGACGACACGAGCCTGGACCAGGGCGCGATGTACATCGGCATGGCGACCGCCCAGCGGTACGTGGCCGCCGACCAGATGCCGCAGAACATGATCATGTTCGCCAAGGCGAAGGACGGCGAGGAGAAGGCGGCCTACGCCGCGCTCAAGAGCTCCATCGCGAAGTACCCGCAGTACAAGGTGCAGAACCAGGCCGACTTCAAGCAGGACCTGAAGGACCAGATCGGCCAGCTCCTGAACGTCGTGTACGGCCTGCTCGCCCTGGCGATCATCGTCGCGGTCCTCGGAGTGGTGAACACCCTGGCCCTCTCGGTCGTCGAGCGGACCCGTGAGATCGGCCTGATGCGCGCCATCGGCCTCTCCCGCCGCCAGCTGCGCCGGATGATCCGGCTGGAGTCCGTGGTCATCGCCCTGTTCGGCGCCCTGCTCGGCCTCGGCCTGGGCATGGGCTGGGGCACCTCGGCCCAGAAGCTGCTGGCCCTGGAGGGCCTGGGGGTCCTGGAGATCCCGTGGCCGACCATCATCACGGTGTTCGTCGCCTCCGCCTTCGTCGGTCTGTTCGCCGCCCTGGTCCCGGCCTTCCGGGCCGGCCGGATGAACGTGCTGAACGCGATCGCCACGGACGGGTGA
- a CDS encoding haloalkane dehalogenase: MPTVPVLGSTVHYRESGDPDGLPFVFLHGNPTSSYLWRDVLPGVAAPGRRLLAPDLIGMGESGRPGIAYTFDDHARHLDAWFDALGLTEAVLVGHDWGGALAFDRAARLPHTVRAVAFTETIVKPLYGDEFPDAGRQLFTLLRTPGVGEKMVLEDSLFIEGLQDTLATPLDPAALDAYRRPFPTPDSRRPVLAWTRMMPLDGEPADVVARIERYDAWLASSPEVPKLLAAFEPGPGAMTDRAAVAWCEANIAGLEVSRHGVAGHHTPEDRPEELASAIGDWADRHGLGRPPVTG; the protein is encoded by the coding sequence ATGCCCACCGTTCCCGTCCTCGGCTCCACCGTCCACTACCGCGAGTCCGGCGACCCGGACGGCCTGCCGTTCGTCTTCCTCCACGGCAATCCGACCTCCTCCTACCTGTGGCGCGACGTCCTGCCCGGGGTGGCCGCGCCCGGCCGGCGTCTGCTGGCCCCCGACCTCATCGGCATGGGCGAGTCCGGCCGGCCCGGCATCGCGTACACCTTCGACGACCACGCCCGCCATCTCGACGCCTGGTTCGATGCGCTCGGCCTGACCGAGGCCGTCCTCGTCGGCCACGACTGGGGCGGCGCGCTCGCCTTCGACCGCGCCGCCCGGCTCCCGCACACCGTCCGCGCCGTCGCCTTCACCGAGACGATCGTGAAACCGCTGTACGGTGACGAATTCCCGGATGCCGGACGGCAGTTGTTCACGCTGCTGCGCACCCCGGGGGTGGGCGAGAAAATGGTCCTGGAGGATTCGCTGTTCATCGAGGGGCTCCAGGACACCCTGGCCACCCCGCTCGACCCCGCCGCCCTCGACGCCTACCGGCGGCCCTTCCCCACCCCGGACAGCCGCCGGCCCGTCCTGGCGTGGACGCGCATGATGCCGCTGGACGGGGAACCCGCCGATGTCGTGGCCCGGATCGAGCGCTACGACGCCTGGCTGGCGTCCAGCCCCGAAGTCCCCAAGCTCCTGGCCGCGTTCGAGCCGGGGCCCGGCGCCATGACCGACCGGGCGGCGGTGGCCTGGTGCGAGGCGAACATCGCGGGCCTGGAGGTCTCCCGGCACGGCGTCGCCGGGCACCACACCCCGGAGGACCGCCCCGAGGAGCTGGCGTCGGCCATCGGCGACTGGGCGGACCGCCACGGGCTCGGGCGCCCGCCGGTCACCGGCTGA
- a CDS encoding NAD(P)-dependent oxidoreductase — protein sequence MAAGHEVVAVTRRPGSLPARPGLTPAVADATDPQAVDAAVEGTDAVLSALGARFSKQPITLYSRSATAITEAMAHHGVRRLLVISSSIADPGWRPTGAHFFNHVLDPLVNRRLGRTLHADMGRMEGIVRRTALDWTLVRPSGLFEHPAVTDYRTAPSSADGVFTARSDLAASMLRELEERRHVRTAMGVITTAVKPNIAKLIWNEGVKKK from the coding sequence CTGGCCGCCGGCCACGAGGTCGTCGCCGTGACCCGCAGGCCCGGCTCCCTGCCCGCCCGCCCCGGCCTCACCCCGGCCGTCGCCGACGCCACCGACCCGCAGGCCGTCGACGCCGCGGTCGAAGGAACGGACGCGGTCCTCTCCGCGCTCGGCGCCCGCTTCAGCAAGCAGCCGATCACCCTGTACTCGCGGAGCGCCACGGCCATCACCGAGGCCATGGCCCACCACGGCGTCCGGCGGCTGCTCGTCATCAGCTCCAGCATCGCCGACCCCGGCTGGCGCCCCACCGGGGCGCACTTCTTCAACCATGTGCTCGACCCGCTGGTGAACCGGCGCCTGGGCCGCACCCTCCACGCGGACATGGGCCGTATGGAGGGCATCGTCCGCCGCACCGCTCTCGACTGGACCCTGGTACGGCCGTCGGGCCTCTTCGAGCACCCGGCCGTCACCGACTACCGCACCGCCCCGTCGAGCGCCGACGGCGTCTTCACGGCCCGCTCCGACCTCGCCGCGAGCATGCTGCGCGAACTGGAGGAGCGGCGCCATGTCCGTACGGCCATGGGTGTGATCACGACCGCCGTGAAGCCGAACATCGCCAAGCTCATCTGGAACGAGGGCGTGAAGAAGAAGTGA
- a CDS encoding MarR family winged helix-turn-helix transcriptional regulator, whose translation MTRPTEEVEYEQMLLGRHSLADHRGGRHKYALMDRSAYILLSRLRVQGPMSNGELSDAFGLDASTLNRQTAAVTRAGLAERIADPDGGMARKFRITDAGTELLDAERERVVHSLDQVMHDWPDDDIAAFAGYLKRFNTSIEELSKRPWPRP comes from the coding sequence ATGACCAGGCCCACAGAAGAGGTGGAGTACGAGCAGATGCTGCTCGGCCGCCACAGCCTCGCCGACCACCGGGGCGGGCGGCACAAGTACGCCCTCATGGACCGCAGCGCGTACATCCTGCTGAGCCGCCTCCGCGTCCAGGGCCCCATGTCCAACGGCGAACTCAGCGACGCCTTCGGCCTCGACGCCTCCACCCTCAACCGCCAGACCGCCGCCGTGACCCGGGCCGGGCTCGCCGAACGCATCGCCGACCCCGACGGCGGCATGGCCCGCAAATTCCGCATCACCGACGCGGGCACCGAACTGCTCGACGCCGAACGCGAACGCGTCGTCCACTCCCTGGACCAGGTCATGCACGACTGGCCGGACGACGACATCGCCGCCTTCGCCGGCTACCTCAAACGCTTCAACACCAGCATCGAAGAACTCTCCAAGCGCCCCTGGCCCCGCCCCTGA
- a CDS encoding LysR family transcriptional regulator → MIDVQRLRVLRAVAEHGSFNRAAAALRLTPSAVSQQVAALERGLGAQVVVRSTRGVTLTPAGRIMVGAAESVAAELAHAQRQVGELATGRTQLTVATFTSGGRLLLPGALAELTAAHPGTVVHIREYEPEDSLPLVRQGAVDLALAYHFDGPLPGRPGPGHAPEWTALMDDPLGVVLPLDHRLAARDSLDLAELAGEPWVLGCLKTEAYLRRYARRAGFAPDIRGTTTDYFFARSLVAAGLGVSLIPSVALTPEIPGLRTVPVGSPAPARHIGAATLGHPRARLQVTALIRALRRQAAAWRERPAG, encoded by the coding sequence TTGATCGATGTGCAACGGCTCCGCGTGCTGCGGGCCGTGGCCGAGCACGGCAGCTTCAACCGGGCGGCCGCCGCCCTGCGGCTCACGCCGTCGGCCGTCTCCCAGCAGGTGGCCGCCCTGGAGCGCGGGCTCGGCGCCCAGGTCGTCGTGCGCAGCACGCGCGGGGTCACCCTGACCCCGGCGGGCCGGATCATGGTCGGCGCCGCCGAGTCGGTCGCCGCCGAACTCGCCCACGCGCAGCGGCAGGTCGGTGAACTCGCCACGGGCCGGACCCAGCTCACCGTCGCCACGTTCACCAGCGGGGGCAGGCTGCTGCTCCCCGGCGCCCTCGCCGAGCTGACGGCGGCCCACCCGGGCACGGTCGTCCACATCCGGGAGTACGAGCCCGAGGACAGCCTGCCGCTGGTCCGCCAGGGTGCCGTGGACCTCGCGCTCGCCTACCACTTCGACGGCCCGCTGCCCGGCCGGCCGGGGCCGGGGCACGCTCCGGAGTGGACCGCGCTCATGGACGACCCCCTCGGTGTCGTCCTGCCCCTGGACCACCGCCTGGCCGCCCGGGACTCCCTCGACCTCGCCGAACTGGCCGGTGAGCCGTGGGTGCTCGGCTGCCTCAAGACGGAGGCGTACCTGCGCCGTTACGCCCGGCGGGCCGGGTTCGCCCCGGACATCCGGGGCACGACGACCGACTACTTCTTCGCCCGCTCGCTCGTCGCCGCGGGCCTGGGCGTCTCGCTGATCCCGTCCGTCGCGCTGACCCCGGAGATCCCCGGCCTGCGCACCGTCCCGGTCGGCAGTCCGGCCCCGGCACGGCACATCGGCGCCGCGACCCTCGGCCATCCCCGCGCCCGCCTCCAGGTCACCGCCCTGATCCGGGCGCTGCGGAGACAGGCGGCGGCATGGCGGGAGCGGCCTGCCGGCTGA
- a CDS encoding pyridoxamine 5'-phosphate oxidase family protein gives MSRYLPRLTPTASDFLTLPRTATLTTLRPDGTPHVAPVRFTFDASTGLARVTTRAGARKARNVSAGGPAARVALCQADGFRWITLEGRASVAGDPVRLAEAVRRYTARYGAAPPDPPDLAVIEVAVDRVLSLNV, from the coding sequence GTGAGCCGGTACCTGCCCCGGCTCACGCCCACCGCGAGCGACTTCCTCACCCTCCCCCGTACCGCCACCCTCACCACGCTGCGCCCCGACGGCACCCCGCACGTGGCTCCCGTCCGCTTCACCTTCGACGCGTCCACGGGCCTGGCCCGGGTGACCACCAGGGCCGGTGCCCGCAAGGCGCGCAATGTGTCGGCGGGCGGCCCGGCGGCCCGGGTCGCGCTCTGCCAGGCCGACGGCTTCCGCTGGATCACCCTCGAAGGCCGGGCCTCGGTGGCCGGTGACCCCGTACGCCTGGCGGAGGCCGTACGCCGTTACACCGCCCGCTACGGGGCGGCCCCGCCCGACCCGCCGGACCTGGCCGTCATCGAGGTCGCCGTCGACCGCGTCCTGAGCCTCAACGTCTGA
- a CDS encoding MFS transporter, whose translation MEAPQPTARSGGVVATLAFAGTVAAVMQTLVTPLIAELPKLLNTTSSNAAWVITVTLLVSAVCVPVSGRLGDLLGKRRMLLACAVPLIVGSVVCALSSTVVPMIIGRGLQGMGMGMVPLGIALLRDVVPKEKMSSSIALVSASLGIGGALGLPIASAVAQYANWRVLFWGSAVLAVIIFALVWFLIPDVPAGAKGQRFDVPGALGLAVGLVCLLLGVSKGSEWGWASATTIGLFVAAVVVLLAWGFWELRTTDPLVDLRTTARPRVLITNVASLFVGFGMYAGMLIAPQLLQFPEATGYGLGQSMLQAGLWMAPGGIMMMIVSPFGGKLTDARGPKFTLISGVLVIAAAYGLGILLMGSAWGLMLFLMVSSSGVGLAYGAMPALIMSAVPASETAAANGFNTLMRALGTSIGAAVIGAILAQMTTEAGGFTITSEAGFRMGLIFGCGVALVAVAISAFIPAVRTALTGGDKSATPAAPEVAAAKG comes from the coding sequence ATGGAAGCCCCCCAGCCGACAGCGAGGTCAGGTGGTGTCGTCGCCACGCTGGCCTTCGCCGGCACCGTGGCAGCGGTCATGCAGACCCTGGTCACGCCGCTCATCGCCGAGCTGCCCAAGCTGCTGAACACCACGTCCTCCAACGCCGCCTGGGTGATCACCGTCACCCTGCTGGTCTCCGCGGTCTGCGTGCCGGTCTCCGGCCGCCTGGGCGACCTGCTCGGCAAGCGCCGCATGCTGCTCGCCTGTGCGGTCCCGCTGATCGTCGGCTCGGTCGTCTGCGCGCTCTCCTCCACCGTGGTCCCCATGATCATCGGGCGTGGCCTCCAGGGCATGGGCATGGGCATGGTGCCGCTCGGCATCGCCCTGCTGCGTGACGTGGTGCCGAAGGAGAAGATGAGCTCCTCCATCGCCCTGGTCAGCGCCTCCCTCGGCATCGGCGGCGCCCTCGGCCTGCCGATCGCCTCGGCGGTCGCCCAGTACGCGAACTGGCGGGTGCTGTTCTGGGGTTCGGCCGTGCTGGCCGTCATCATCTTCGCCCTGGTCTGGTTCCTGATCCCGGACGTCCCGGCCGGCGCCAAGGGGCAGCGCTTCGACGTGCCCGGCGCCCTCGGTCTGGCCGTAGGCCTGGTCTGCCTGCTCCTCGGCGTCTCCAAGGGCTCCGAGTGGGGCTGGGCCTCGGCCACGACGATCGGCCTGTTCGTCGCCGCCGTCGTGGTGCTGCTGGCCTGGGGCTTCTGGGAACTGCGCACCACCGACCCGCTGGTCGACCTGCGCACCACCGCCCGCCCCCGGGTGCTCATCACCAACGTCGCGTCGCTCTTCGTCGGCTTCGGCATGTACGCCGGGATGCTGATCGCGCCCCAGCTGCTCCAGTTCCCCGAGGCGACGGGCTACGGGCTCGGCCAGTCGATGCTCCAGGCCGGTCTGTGGATGGCCCCCGGCGGCATCATGATGATGATCGTCTCCCCGTTCGGCGGAAAGCTCACCGACGCCCGCGGCCCGAAGTTCACGCTGATCTCGGGTGTCCTGGTCATCGCCGCCGCCTACGGCCTCGGCATCCTGCTGATGGGCTCCGCCTGGGGCCTGATGCTGTTCCTCATGGTCAGCAGCAGCGGCGTCGGCCTCGCCTACGGTGCGATGCCCGCCCTCATCATGAGCGCGGTCCCGGCCTCCGAGACGGCCGCGGCCAACGGCTTCAACACCCTCATGCGCGCCCTCGGCACCTCGATCGGCGCCGCCGTGATCGGTGCGATCCTCGCCCAGATGACCACCGAGGCGGGCGGCTTCACGATCACCTCCGAGGCCGGATTCCGCATGGGCCTCATCTTCGGCTGCGGCGTCGCCCTGGTCGCGGTCGCGATCTCGGCGTTCATCCCGGCCGTGCGTACCGCTCTCACGGGCGGCGACAAGTCCGCCACCCCCGCCGCCCCGGAGGTGGCGGCGGCCAAGGGCTGA
- a CDS encoding aldo/keto reductase, which produces MRYRTIGELKVSAIGLGAMPLSIEGRPDERRAMATVHAALDAGITLIDTADSYHWHADERGHNERLVARALRSYGGDTSGVLVATKGGRGRPGDGSWTVTGTPEHLRRAAEESAGRLGVEAIGLYQLHKPDPGVPWADSVGALRELLDAGTIRAAGISNVTSGQIRAARVLLGDALVSVQNQYSPAVRGSEAELRLSERSGLAFLPWSPLGGISRSALDGPSGPASEGTAFHRVAAERGVSPQQVALAWLLARSPAMVPVPGASRPASVQDSARAAELDLDEAESALLDDAADRLSR; this is translated from the coding sequence ATGCGATACCGCACCATCGGAGAGCTGAAGGTCAGTGCCATCGGCCTGGGAGCCATGCCGCTCTCCATCGAAGGACGCCCCGACGAGCGGCGGGCCATGGCCACCGTCCACGCCGCGCTCGACGCGGGCATCACCCTCATCGACACCGCCGACAGCTACCACTGGCACGCCGATGAGAGGGGCCACAACGAACGCCTCGTCGCCCGCGCGCTGCGGAGCTACGGCGGCGACACCTCCGGCGTGCTGGTCGCCACCAAGGGCGGGCGCGGGCGGCCCGGCGACGGCAGCTGGACCGTCACCGGCACCCCCGAGCACCTGAGGCGGGCCGCCGAGGAGTCCGCCGGGCGCCTGGGCGTCGAAGCCATCGGCCTCTACCAGCTCCACAAGCCGGACCCCGGGGTGCCGTGGGCGGACTCCGTCGGCGCGCTGCGCGAGCTGCTCGACGCCGGTACGATCCGCGCCGCCGGGATCTCCAACGTGACCAGCGGGCAGATCCGTGCGGCGCGGGTCCTCCTGGGCGACGCCCTGGTCTCCGTGCAGAACCAGTACTCGCCCGCCGTGCGCGGCAGCGAGGCGGAGCTGAGGCTGAGTGAACGCTCGGGCCTCGCCTTCCTGCCGTGGAGTCCGCTCGGCGGAATCTCGCGCAGCGCGCTCGACGGCCCGTCGGGGCCGGCCTCCGAGGGCACCGCCTTCCACCGTGTCGCCGCCGAGCGCGGTGTCAGCCCCCAGCAGGTCGCCCTGGCCTGGCTGCTGGCCAGGTCCCCGGCGATGGTGCCCGTGCCGGGAGCCAGCCGCCCGGCGTCCGTCCAGGACTCGGCTCGGGCGGCCGAACTCGACCTGGACGAAGCCGAGTCGGCGCTCCTGGACGACGCGGCGGACCGTCTCAGCCGGTGA